In the genome of Mycobacterium kansasii ATCC 12478, one region contains:
- a CDS encoding DUF4873 domain-containing protein, with product MPDLPGRDDFGGESFHAAAWDPTFDAAGKRIAAVGIDTALACHLDRLVESADSVTVVAHAPRRVVSDLPLQTTRARRWLRRKLRGGQPRRSPRVARSAIAALTPSGVRTDDGVEYGADAIIYGTGFAIPDQLPEQTLVGSRGVTIRQAWQDGMEPFLGIAVHGFPNYFFISGPDNANAAVQLRYVAEALDLMNRTASTRIEVLRSTQQVFNERAQLKPVHAQRVSRAFDLSADAPDDDTYDGAATLELAGTRLPVHVRLAGHLDPIDGNYHWQGTVFDPLPPDSLTQSRTATLTVGDRSAPARIVEQTPWGTHSVAGVGAPPYPPSGR from the coding sequence ATACCGGATCTGCCCGGGCGCGACGACTTTGGCGGCGAATCGTTTCACGCGGCGGCCTGGGATCCGACCTTCGATGCCGCCGGCAAACGCATCGCCGCGGTTGGCATCGATACCGCCCTCGCCTGTCATCTCGACCGGCTCGTGGAATCGGCGGACTCGGTCACCGTCGTCGCCCATGCCCCGCGCCGGGTGGTCTCCGACCTGCCACTGCAGACCACCCGGGCCCGGCGCTGGCTGCGTCGCAAGCTGCGCGGCGGACAGCCGCGGCGATCGCCCAGGGTGGCCAGGTCGGCGATCGCGGCGCTGACGCCGTCGGGCGTCCGCACCGACGACGGTGTCGAGTACGGCGCCGACGCCATCATCTACGGCACCGGGTTCGCCATCCCCGATCAGCTGCCCGAGCAGACCCTGGTTGGGTCGCGTGGGGTGACCATCCGACAGGCCTGGCAGGACGGCATGGAGCCCTTCCTGGGTATCGCCGTGCACGGCTTTCCCAACTACTTCTTCATCTCCGGCCCCGATAACGCCAACGCCGCCGTACAGCTCCGCTACGTTGCCGAGGCCCTGGACCTGATGAACCGCACCGCCAGCACCCGCATCGAGGTGCTGCGCAGCACTCAGCAGGTGTTCAACGAACGCGCCCAACTGAAACCCGTCCACGCGCAGCGGGTGTCCCGGGCGTTTGACCTGTCCGCCGATGCGCCCGACGACGACACCTACGACGGAGCGGCGACGTTGGAGCTGGCCGGAACCCGACTACCGGTGCACGTCCGCCTCGCCGGTCACCTCGATCCGATCGACGGTAATTACCATTGGCAGGGGACCGTTTTCGATCCCCTGCCGCCTGATTCGCTCACCCAATCAAGGACCGCGACATTGACCGTCGGTGACCGCAGCGCACCGGCCCGCATCGTCGAACAAACACCCTGGGGCACGCACTCCGTGGCCGGAGTGGGGGCACCACCCTACCCGCCAAGCGGACGGTAG
- a CDS encoding esterase family protein encodes MVTAKSAGVLRLSRAMVVSATAVLALLAALAGGSATSSAWSRRGLPIEYLMVPSPSMHRQIKVEFQGGGPHAVYLLDGMLARDDYNGWDMHLPVFEWFDQSGLSLVMPVGGMASFYSNWYQPAAGNGGVWTYKWETFLTDELPLWLATNKAVSTSGNAVVGASMSGSAALILAARHPQNFGYAASMSGFLNLSAGQWPSLVSAAQLGAGGFRSEAMWGPPTDPAWAANDPTANAATLVANNTRIWVYTGNGGQSDLEAAGKLDASLLESATRISNKIFQARYKAKGGHNGVFNFPANGTHTWSYWGAQLQAMLPDLRQALGTA; translated from the coding sequence ATGGTTACAGCAAAGTCAGCTGGGGTTCTGCGACTGAGCCGTGCGATGGTCGTTTCGGCAACGGCAGTACTCGCCCTGCTGGCAGCGCTGGCCGGTGGCTCGGCCACCTCGTCCGCGTGGTCGCGGCGCGGCCTGCCGATCGAGTATCTGATGGTGCCCTCACCGTCGATGCACCGCCAGATCAAGGTGGAATTTCAGGGCGGCGGCCCCCATGCGGTGTATTTGCTCGACGGCATGCTCGCCAGGGACGACTACAACGGCTGGGACATGCACCTGCCGGTGTTCGAATGGTTCGACCAATCCGGGCTGTCGCTCGTCATGCCCGTCGGCGGCATGGCCAGCTTCTACTCCAATTGGTATCAGCCCGCGGCCGGCAACGGGGGGGTCTGGACGTACAAATGGGAAACCTTCCTGACCGACGAGCTGCCGCTGTGGCTGGCGACGAACAAGGCCGTCAGCACTTCGGGAAACGCGGTGGTCGGTGCGTCGATGTCCGGATCGGCAGCACTGATCCTGGCCGCCAGACATCCGCAGAATTTCGGCTACGCGGCCTCGATGTCGGGCTTTCTCAACCTGTCCGCCGGGCAATGGCCGTCATTGGTCAGCGCCGCGCAACTGGGCGCCGGCGGTTTTCGCTCCGAGGCGATGTGGGGCCCGCCCACCGACCCCGCCTGGGCGGCCAACGACCCGACGGCCAATGCGGCGACACTCGTCGCCAACAACACCCGAATCTGGGTGTATACCGGCAACGGCGGCCAATCGGACTTGGAGGCCGCCGGCAAGCTCGATGCCAGCCTGCTGGAATCCGCCACGCGGATCAGCAACAAGATTTTCCAGGCCAGGTACAAAGCCAAAGGCGGGCACAACGGCGTGTTCAATTTCCCGGCTAACGGCACCCATACCTGGTCATATTGGGGCGCACAATTACAGGCCATGCTGCCCGATCTTCGGCAAGCGCTGGGCACGGCTTAG
- a CDS encoding chorismate mutase, translating into MRPESPHHENAESAEMNTDTQQLPSIEELREEIDRLDREILAAVKRRAEVSQAIGRVRMASGGTRLVHNREMQVIERYSELGPDGKHLAMLLLRLGRGRLGH; encoded by the coding sequence ATGAGACCAGAATCCCCACATCACGAGAACGCGGAGTCAGCGGAAATGAACACCGATACCCAACAGCTGCCCAGCATCGAGGAACTGCGCGAAGAGATCGACCGGTTAGACCGTGAAATCCTGGCCGCGGTCAAACGGCGCGCCGAAGTGTCGCAGGCGATCGGCAGAGTCCGAATGGCCTCCGGAGGCACCCGGCTGGTCCACAACCGCGAGATGCAGGTCATCGAGCGCTACAGCGAACTCGGACCCGACGGTAAGCACCTGGCAATGCTGCTTTTACGGCTGGGCCGGGGTCGTCTCGGTCACTAA
- a CDS encoding AurF N-oxygenase family protein, with protein MTTAVKPSGPKSSGPSREEFSERLLKGSVKKSYEPVVDIDWDAPLDPDKFYLPPKLVSLYGTPMWDEMTREQQIELSKQELVNTLSAGIWFENMLNQSLLRTILHEDPTSRSTHYKLTELGDETRHMVMFGKAIERIGAKPVRPRRLHRMVINALPLAFQRGSMLWVAALIGEEIFDSLQRQMMDDPDLQPIIQRLMRIHVTEEARHIQFARDGARKRAAEMPRLNRWFMANINGLGGYFFRYLFSNPIPYARAGLDPKRARMTARNSPHRHQMQIAGFAPLAAFLTEVGLMGPIARRAWKRSKFL; from the coding sequence ATGACCACCGCGGTGAAACCAAGTGGGCCCAAGTCAAGTGGACCCAGTCGTGAGGAATTCTCGGAGCGGTTGCTCAAGGGGTCGGTCAAGAAGTCCTATGAGCCCGTCGTCGACATCGACTGGGATGCCCCGCTGGATCCGGACAAGTTCTATCTACCGCCCAAGCTGGTGTCCTTGTACGGCACCCCGATGTGGGACGAAATGACCCGCGAGCAGCAAATCGAGCTGTCCAAACAGGAACTGGTCAACACGCTCTCGGCCGGGATCTGGTTCGAGAACATGCTCAATCAGTCGCTGTTGCGCACCATCCTGCACGAGGACCCGACCAGCCGGTCGACGCATTACAAGCTGACCGAGCTCGGCGACGAGACCCGCCACATGGTCATGTTCGGCAAGGCCATCGAGCGGATCGGCGCCAAGCCGGTGCGTCCCCGGCGGCTGCACCGGATGGTCATCAACGCGCTTCCGCTGGCCTTCCAGCGGGGTTCGATGCTGTGGGTGGCCGCGCTGATCGGCGAGGAGATCTTCGACTCGCTGCAACGACAGATGATGGACGACCCGGACCTACAGCCAATTATCCAGCGGCTCATGCGGATTCACGTCACCGAAGAGGCCCGCCATATCCAGTTCGCGCGTGATGGCGCACGCAAGCGGGCGGCCGAAATGCCGCGGCTCAACCGATGGTTCATGGCCAACATCAACGGCCTCGGCGGGTACTTCTTCCGGTACCTGTTCAGCAATCCGATCCCGTACGCGCGCGCCGGCCTGGACCCGAAGCGGGCACGCATGACTGCCCGCAACAGCCCACACCGCCACCAGATGCAGATAGCCGGATTCGCGCCACTGGCAGCATTTTTGACCGAGGTCGGGCTGATGGGCCCGATCGCGCGCCGGGCCTGGAAGCGCAGCAAGTTTCTGTGA
- the cobF gene encoding precorrin-6A synthase (deacetylating), translating into MGRHIHVIGIGAGDPDYLTVQAINALNDAQVFFAMDKGETKSDLVALRRAICERFIREPGYRFVELPDPERATDTDYRKAVFDWHAARARIWSAAIAAELGPDGVGAFLAWGDPSLYDSTLRILEAVSSEVDISYDVIPGITAVQALTARHRIPLNDVGAPVLITTGRQLRARGLTGSAVVMLDAECSFQSCPPQTRIWWGAYLGTADELLMAGTVGEVGTRIAALRAEARARHGWIMDTYLLRAPD; encoded by the coding sequence ATGGGTCGGCACATCCACGTCATCGGCATCGGCGCCGGAGACCCCGACTACCTGACTGTGCAGGCGATCAACGCGCTCAACGACGCGCAGGTGTTCTTCGCCATGGACAAGGGCGAGACCAAGAGCGACCTGGTGGCGCTGCGGCGCGCGATCTGCGAGCGGTTCATCCGGGAGCCCGGATACCGGTTCGTCGAGCTGCCCGACCCCGAGCGTGCGACCGACACCGACTACCGGAAAGCGGTCTTTGACTGGCATGCGGCGCGGGCGCGGATCTGGTCGGCGGCCATCGCCGCCGAACTGGGTCCCGACGGTGTGGGCGCCTTTCTGGCGTGGGGCGATCCGTCGCTGTACGACAGCACGCTGCGCATTCTGGAAGCGGTGTCTTCCGAGGTCGACATCAGCTATGACGTCATCCCGGGAATCACCGCGGTTCAGGCGTTGACCGCCCGGCACCGCATCCCGCTCAACGACGTCGGCGCTCCCGTGCTCATCACCACCGGCCGGCAGTTGCGTGCGCGGGGACTCACCGGTTCGGCGGTGGTGATGCTCGACGCCGAGTGCTCGTTTCAGAGCTGCCCGCCGCAAACCCGCATCTGGTGGGGCGCGTACCTGGGTACTGCCGACGAATTGCTGATGGCGGGCACCGTCGGCGAGGTCGGGACGCGCATCGCGGCATTGCGCGCCGAGGCCCGGGCGCGGCATGGCTGGATCATGGATACCTACCTGTTGCGAGCGCCAGATTAA
- a CDS encoding PPE family protein, with translation MNYSVLPPEINSSRMFAGAGAAPMLDAAAAWAGLAEELSSAASSFGSLTSGLAAQAWQGPASTAMVAAAAPYASWLSAAATQAVAAAGQARTVAGVFEAARAATVVPAAVAANRNALVQMVLSNWFGLNAPAIAHIEGLYEQMWAQDVAAMAGYHGGASAAAAGLAPWQQLLQNIPGLSALSAVGNIGAGNLGLGNIGSGNLGSGNTGNANFGSGNNGNLNFGDGNLSGILNFGSGNTGSFNMGSGNRGSRNFGAGNRGNGNFGFGNSQATGGGNIGSGNSGSGNIGNGNTGNFNVGSGNFGNANFGFGNSGPGAMPTAGNSNVGLGNTGNSNIGIGNFGNLNIGLGNTGEFNIGFGNSGNNNFGIGLTGDNQFGINFNGLNSGSGNIGLFNSGDNNVGFFNSGDGNWGIGNSGDVNTGIANSGNTNTGIMNSGNHNSGWVNTTNTNVGFGNSGHGNVGFWNAGSDNVGVGNGGGFAVGAFNSGSSGTVGFFNSGASSVGFYNSGSGNTGFGNSGNTNTGFWNSGSINTGAGNAGDVNTGFGSATDTGATNSGFGNTGTGTSGFNNHGNSTSGWENTGNSSEGYGNIGNFQTGFQNTNSRNTGFSNSGVNSVGFSNTSSFGIGFANGGVTGNVGFMNTGTDNSGFGQSGTLNSGWGNSGSNSSGSNHTGNDQSGFE, from the coding sequence ATGAATTATTCGGTGTTGCCTCCGGAGATCAACTCTTCGCGGATGTTTGCGGGTGCGGGCGCGGCTCCCATGCTCGACGCCGCGGCGGCCTGGGCAGGGTTGGCCGAGGAACTGAGTTCGGCGGCGTCGTCGTTCGGCTCGCTGACTTCGGGGTTGGCTGCCCAGGCATGGCAGGGGCCCGCGTCGACCGCGATGGTGGCAGCGGCCGCACCGTACGCAAGTTGGCTGAGCGCGGCGGCAACCCAGGCCGTAGCGGCGGCCGGGCAGGCCCGAACGGTCGCCGGCGTGTTCGAGGCGGCGCGGGCCGCGACGGTCGTGCCGGCCGCGGTGGCGGCCAACCGGAATGCGTTGGTGCAGATGGTGCTGTCGAACTGGTTCGGGCTGAACGCGCCGGCGATCGCGCACATCGAAGGGCTGTACGAACAGATGTGGGCTCAGGATGTGGCCGCGATGGCGGGTTATCACGGTGGAGCTTCGGCAGCGGCCGCCGGGCTGGCTCCGTGGCAGCAGCTACTGCAGAACATCCCGGGCCTGAGCGCGCTTTCGGCCGTCGGCAACATCGGTGCCGGGAACCTGGGCTTGGGAAACATCGGCAGCGGGAACCTGGGCAGCGGCAATACCGGTAATGCAAACTTCGGCAGCGGGAACAATGGCAACCTCAACTTCGGCGACGGAAACCTGAGCGGAATCCTCAATTTCGGCAGCGGAAACACCGGCAGTTTCAACATGGGCAGCGGAAACAGGGGCAGCAGAAACTTCGGTGCCGGTAATCGTGGCAATGGCAACTTTGGCTTCGGAAACTCTCAGGCCACCGGTGGTGGAAACATAGGGAGCGGCAACAGTGGCAGCGGGAATATTGGCAACGGGAATACCGGCAATTTCAATGTAGGCAGCGGAAATTTTGGTAATGCCAACTTCGGCTTCGGCAACAGCGGTCCCGGAGCTATGCCCACGGCAGGAAACTCGAATGTCGGACTTGGCAATACCGGCAACTCCAACATCGGTATAGGTAACTTTGGTAACCTCAACATTGGGCTGGGCAATACCGGCGAGTTCAACATCGGCTTCGGCAACTCGGGGAACAACAATTTCGGCATCGGTCTGACCGGCGACAATCAGTTTGGAATCAACTTCAACGGACTGAACTCCGGCAGCGGCAACATCGGCTTATTCAATTCCGGCGACAACAACGTGGGCTTCTTCAATTCCGGCGACGGAAACTGGGGCATCGGCAACTCGGGCGACGTAAACACGGGAATCGCGAACTCCGGCAATACGAATACCGGTATCATGAACTCCGGTAACCACAATTCTGGTTGGGTCAACACGACTAACACCAACGTCGGATTCGGGAACTCCGGCCACGGAAATGTCGGTTTCTGGAACGCTGGAAGCGATAATGTGGGCGTCGGAAACGGCGGCGGCTTTGCGGTAGGCGCCTTCAACTCGGGCTCGAGCGGCACCGTGGGCTTCTTCAACTCCGGTGCGAGCAGCGTGGGCTTCTACAACTCCGGCTCCGGCAATACCGGGTTTGGAAATTCGGGCAACACCAACACCGGATTTTGGAACTCGGGGAGCATAAACACCGGCGCCGGAAATGCCGGCGATGTGAATACCGGCTTCGGCAGCGCAACCGACACCGGCGCCACAAACTCCGGTTTCGGCAACACCGGCACCGGAACCTCGGGGTTCAATAACCATGGGAACAGTACTTCCGGATGGGAGAACACCGGCAATTCGAGCGAGGGCTACGGAAACATCGGTAACTTCCAGACGGGCTTCCAAAACACAAATAGCCGCAATACCGGGTTCTCCAACTCGGGGGTCAACTCCGTCGGATTCTCGAATACCAGCAGCTTTGGTATTGGCTTTGCGAACGGCGGTGTCACCGGCAACGTGGGCTTCATGAACACCGGCACCGACAATTCGGGCTTCGGCCAGTCCGGGACGTTGAATTCGGGCTGGGGCAACTCGGGAAGCAACAGCTCGGGCAGCAATCACACGGGCAACGACCAGTCCGGGTTCGAGTAA
- a CDS encoding PE family protein — protein sequence MSWVIAAPEYVAAAANDLAGIGSTLSQANMAALAPISGVLPAGADEVSFAISALFDAHAQAYQALSAQAALFHQQFVQLMSGGAGQYAAAEAANVLPMQVAAAAINDPVQALTGRPLIGNGANGAPGTGQNGGPGGWLLGNGGNGGSGAVGQNGGNGGSAGLWGNGGNGAPGGAGAVVPATGGAGMPGGNGGNGGNGGWLYGLGGQGGMGGNGSSAVAVPSGAGLNGGAGGNGGPGGNGGLLFGHGGVGGLGGNGGDATGATNSSSVAGIGGQAGNGGNGGHSGWIYGDGGAGGNSGDGGSFVAGSGILAGASGGSFGAIGGTGGDSGLFGNGGPGGNGGLGGAGQAATGDFTTAGQGGGGGFGGNGGNGGFLYGNGGTGGGGGNGADGGDNSGATLSFNGGGGFGGFGGWGGQSGLIGSGGNGGAGGNGGNGGNGGNHGGDAGPGALGGFGGDAQLWGNGGAGANGGNTGNPGNLNGGGTGSVYQTSNGGNGGQGGFFAGNGGNGGNAGSIPAGFMAPAENGIGGNGGGAQLVGNGGNGGAGAGASQGGTGGTGGRGGDLFGQPGADGPP from the coding sequence ATGTCGTGGGTGATCGCCGCGCCCGAGTACGTGGCTGCAGCGGCCAACGATCTGGCAGGTATTGGTTCGACGCTTAGCCAAGCGAACATGGCAGCCCTGGCCCCGATATCGGGCGTGCTGCCCGCGGGCGCCGACGAGGTGTCGTTTGCGATCTCAGCATTGTTCGACGCCCACGCTCAGGCATATCAGGCGCTCAGTGCCCAGGCGGCGCTGTTTCACCAGCAGTTCGTGCAGCTCATGAGCGGCGGCGCCGGGCAGTACGCGGCCGCAGAGGCCGCCAACGTGTTGCCGATGCAGGTTGCGGCAGCGGCGATCAACGATCCCGTGCAGGCGCTCACCGGGCGTCCGCTGATCGGTAACGGCGCCAACGGCGCCCCGGGCACCGGGCAAAACGGCGGGCCCGGCGGGTGGCTACTGGGCAACGGCGGCAACGGCGGCTCCGGCGCGGTAGGCCAAAACGGCGGCAACGGCGGATCGGCCGGGCTGTGGGGCAACGGCGGTAACGGCGCACCCGGTGGCGCGGGCGCCGTCGTCCCGGCCACCGGTGGAGCCGGCATGCCGGGCGGCAACGGTGGCAATGGCGGCAACGGCGGGTGGCTGTACGGGCTCGGCGGACAAGGCGGTATGGGTGGCAACGGCAGCAGTGCCGTCGCCGTCCCCAGCGGCGCGGGCCTCAACGGCGGCGCGGGCGGCAACGGAGGCCCCGGCGGCAACGGCGGTCTGCTCTTCGGGCATGGCGGTGTTGGCGGACTCGGTGGCAACGGTGGGGACGCCACCGGCGCCACCAACTCCTCCTCTGTCGCCGGCATCGGCGGGCAGGCCGGCAACGGCGGCAACGGCGGGCACAGCGGCTGGATCTACGGCGACGGCGGTGCCGGCGGCAACAGCGGCGACGGCGGATCATTCGTGGCCGGCAGCGGTATCCTTGCCGGCGCAAGCGGCGGCAGCTTCGGCGCGATCGGGGGCACCGGCGGCGACTCCGGACTGTTCGGCAACGGCGGTCCCGGCGGCAACGGCGGATTGGGCGGCGCCGGCCAGGCGGCAACCGGTGACTTTACGACTGCTGGTCAGGGCGGCGGCGGTGGCTTCGGCGGCAACGGGGGCAACGGCGGCTTCCTTTACGGCAACGGCGGCACGGGCGGCGGCGGCGGGAACGGCGCCGACGGCGGCGACAACAGCGGCGCCACCTTGTCCTTCAACGGCGGCGGCGGCTTCGGCGGGTTCGGTGGCTGGGGCGGCCAGAGCGGGCTGATCGGTAGCGGGGGTAACGGCGGTGCCGGCGGCAACGGCGGCAACGGCGGCAACGGCGGCAACCACGGCGGTGACGCCGGTCCGGGCGCGCTTGGCGGCTTCGGCGGCGACGCCCAGCTGTGGGGCAACGGCGGCGCCGGTGCCAACGGCGGCAACACCGGCAATCCCGGAAACCTGAACGGCGGCGGCACCGGCTCGGTGTACCAGACCAGCAACGGCGGCAACGGCGGCCAGGGCGGCTTCTTCGCCGGCAACGGCGGCAACGGCGGCAACGCCGGCAGCATCCCCGCGGGCTTCATGGCCCCGGCGGAGAACGGCATCGGCGGCAACGGCGGCGGTGCCCAGTTAGTCGGCAACGGCGGCAACGGCGGTGCCGGAGCCGGAGCCAGCCAGGGCGGCACCGGCGGCACCGGTGGCCGCGGCGGCGACCTCTTCGGTCAGCCCGGCGCCGACGGGCCCCCGTAG
- a CDS encoding SDR family oxidoreductase: MTRRKILITGASSGLGAGMARTFAARGRDLALCARRTDRLGELKDELSQRYPSIRIAVAALDVTDHEQVPKVFAELSDELGGIDRVIVNAGIGKGARLGSGKLWANKATIETNLVAALVQIETALEMFTKNGSGHLVLISSVLGNTGVPGVKAAYAASKAGLSSLGASLRAEYATGPIKVSVIQPGYIESEMTAKSNSTMFMVDSETGVRALVDAIEREPGRAVVPWWPWAPLVRLMRVLPPPLAKLFA, encoded by the coding sequence ATGACCCGTCGGAAAATCCTCATCACCGGCGCCAGCTCCGGCCTGGGCGCCGGGATGGCCCGCACGTTCGCCGCCAGGGGCCGCGATCTGGCCCTGTGCGCCCGTCGTACCGATCGGCTCGGCGAACTGAAAGATGAACTTTCCCAACGTTATCCGTCGATCAGGATCGCGGTGGCGGCCCTGGACGTCACTGACCACGAGCAGGTGCCCAAGGTATTCGCGGAGCTGAGCGACGAACTGGGTGGCATCGACCGCGTCATTGTCAACGCCGGTATCGGCAAGGGCGCGAGGCTGGGGTCGGGCAAGTTGTGGGCCAACAAGGCGACCATCGAAACCAATCTCGTGGCCGCACTGGTGCAGATCGAAACGGCGCTGGAGATGTTCACCAAGAACGGCTCGGGGCATCTGGTGCTCATCTCCTCGGTGCTGGGCAACACGGGCGTGCCGGGCGTCAAAGCCGCCTATGCCGCCAGCAAGGCCGGGCTGAGCTCGCTGGGCGCATCGCTGCGTGCGGAGTACGCCACGGGGCCCATCAAGGTCTCGGTGATCCAGCCGGGCTACATCGAATCGGAAATGACGGCCAAGTCGAACAGCACAATGTTCATGGTCGACAGCGAAACCGGCGTCAGGGCGCTCGTCGACGCCATCGAGCGCGAGCCCGGCCGGGCCGTGGTGCCGTGGTGGCCGTGGGCGCCGCTGGTGCGATTGATGCGGGTGCTGCCGCCGCCGCTGGCGAAGCTCTTCGCCTAA
- the pgi gene encoding glucose-6-phosphate isomerase, whose protein sequence is MTAQPSIPDIIAAPAWDALRKNHDQIGETHLRQLFADDPDRGRDLTITVGDLYIDYSKHRVTRETLRLLIELARAAGLEERRDQMFSGVHINTSEDRAVLHTALRLPRDAELVVGGRNVVQDVHAVLDAMGDFTDRLRSGEWTGATGKRITTVVNIGIGGSDLGPVMVYQALRHYADAGISARFVSNVDPADLIAKLADLDPATTLFVVASKTFSTLETLTNATAARRWLTDTLGDAAVSKHFVAVSTNKRLVDDFGINTDNMFGFWDWVGGRYSVDSAIGLSVMAAIGREAFADFLSGFHIVDEHFRTAPLESNAPALLGLIGLWYSNFMGAQSRAVLPYSNDLARFAAYLQQLTMESNGKSTRADGTPVTTDTGEIFWGEPGTNGQHAFYQLLHQGTRLVPADFIGFSQPLDDLPTVEGTGSMHDLLMSNFFAQTQVLAFGKTAEEIAAEGTPAEVVPHKVMPGNRPSTSILANRLTPSVLGQLIALYEHQVFTEGVVWGIDSFDQWGVELGKTQAKALLPVITGDAAPAPQSDSSTDALVRRYRTERGRAG, encoded by the coding sequence ATGACCGCCCAGCCATCAATCCCCGACATCATCGCCGCCCCGGCATGGGACGCCCTGCGCAAGAACCACGATCAGATCGGAGAAACTCACCTTCGGCAGTTGTTCGCCGATGATCCCGATCGCGGCCGCGATCTCACGATCACCGTCGGTGACCTCTACATCGACTACAGCAAGCACCGCGTCACCCGCGAGACACTACGGTTGCTGATCGAATTAGCCCGTGCGGCAGGGCTCGAGGAGCGCCGCGACCAGATGTTCTCGGGCGTGCACATCAACACCTCCGAAGATCGCGCCGTGCTGCACACGGCGCTGCGGCTGCCCCGCGACGCCGAGCTCGTTGTCGGCGGCCGCAATGTGGTGCAGGACGTGCATGCCGTGCTGGATGCGATGGGCGACTTCACCGACCGGCTGCGCAGCGGCGAGTGGACCGGAGCCACCGGAAAGCGGATCACCACCGTGGTCAACATCGGCATCGGCGGTTCGGACCTCGGCCCGGTGATGGTGTACCAGGCGCTGCGCCACTACGCCGACGCCGGGATTTCGGCGCGTTTCGTCTCCAACGTCGACCCGGCCGACCTCATCGCCAAACTAGCCGATTTAGACCCTGCCACAACGCTTTTCGTTGTCGCGTCCAAGACGTTCTCCACGCTGGAGACGCTGACCAACGCGACCGCCGCGCGTCGTTGGCTGACCGACACGTTGGGCGACGCGGCGGTGTCCAAGCATTTCGTCGCGGTCTCCACCAACAAGCGCCTGGTCGACGATTTCGGCATCAACACCGACAACATGTTCGGCTTCTGGGATTGGGTAGGCGGGCGATATTCGGTAGATTCGGCGATCGGACTGTCGGTGATGGCCGCTATTGGCCGAGAAGCCTTCGCCGACTTCCTATCCGGGTTCCACATCGTCGACGAACACTTCCGCACCGCGCCGCTGGAGTCCAATGCGCCTGCGCTGCTTGGTCTTATCGGCCTGTGGTACTCCAACTTCATGGGTGCGCAATCGCGTGCGGTGTTGCCGTATTCCAATGACCTGGCCCGCTTCGCGGCCTATCTGCAGCAGCTGACCATGGAGTCCAACGGCAAGTCGACCCGCGCCGACGGCACCCCCGTGACCACCGATACCGGCGAAATCTTTTGGGGCGAGCCGGGAACCAACGGCCAGCATGCCTTCTATCAATTGCTGCATCAGGGAACCCGGTTGGTGCCGGCCGACTTCATCGGCTTCAGTCAACCGCTCGACGACCTGCCGACCGTCGAGGGCACCGGCAGCATGCACGACCTGTTGATGAGCAACTTCTTCGCCCAAACCCAGGTGCTGGCGTTCGGCAAGACCGCCGAGGAGATCGCGGCCGAGGGCACCCCGGCCGAGGTGGTGCCACATAAGGTGATGCCCGGCAACCGGCCGTCCACCTCGATTCTGGCCAACCGGCTGACGCCGTCGGTGCTGGGACAGCTGATCGCTTTGTATGAGCACCAGGTGTTCACCGAGGGTGTGGTGTGGGGGATCGACTCGTTCGACCAGTGGGGGGTGGAGCTGGGCAAGACGCAGGCCAAGGCCCTGCTTCCGGTGATCACCGGCGACGCCGCGCCCGCGCCGCAGTCGGACAGCTCGACCGACGCGCTGGTGCGTCGTTACCGCACCGAACGGGGGCGTGCGGGCTAA
- a CDS encoding zinc finger domain-containing protein codes for MVDDPKHVPGIAALGPDALELSTEDLAGLLAGNTGRIKTVITDQKVIAGIGNAYSDEILHVAKISPFATAGKLSAGQLATLHDAMVSVLSDAVHRSVGQGAAMLKGEKRSGLRVHARTGLPCPVCGDTVREVSFADKSFQYCPRCQTGGKVLADRRMSRLLK; via the coding sequence CTGGTCGACGATCCGAAGCATGTCCCGGGTATCGCGGCGCTCGGGCCGGATGCGCTCGAACTCAGCACCGAGGATCTGGCCGGGCTGCTGGCCGGCAATACCGGACGTATCAAGACGGTGATCACCGACCAGAAGGTGATCGCCGGCATCGGCAACGCCTACAGCGACGAAATCTTGCACGTGGCCAAGATCTCGCCGTTCGCCACCGCCGGCAAGCTGTCGGCCGGACAGCTGGCCACCCTGCACGACGCGATGGTGTCGGTACTGTCCGACGCGGTGCACCGCTCCGTCGGCCAAGGCGCCGCAATGCTCAAGGGGGAGAAGCGCTCCGGGTTACGGGTGCACGCCCGCACCGGCTTGCCCTGCCCGGTGTGTGGAGACACCGTGCGGGAAGTGTCGTTCGCGGACAAGTCTTTCCAGTACTGTCCGAGGTGCCAGACCGGAGGAAAGGTGCTGGCCGACCGGCGCATGTCGCGGCTGCTGAAGTAG